From Ruminococcus sp. HUN007, a single genomic window includes:
- a CDS encoding response regulator transcription factor, giving the protein MKKILIIEDDNVLSEELCTLLRNSGYEASRVTDFETTADQMRASDADLFLLDINLPFTSGETLLQEFRKTSDKPVIMLTSRTTEIDEVLSMSYGADDYITKPYNPTILLLRVSAVLKRLERSGSAKVMYHDAEVSGVKGTLTRNGNEMILTKNEMIIFQLLLDRRGEIVTRDDLMTTLWDNNEFVNDNALSVNVSRLRGKLAELGFEDAIETRKKQGYVLR; this is encoded by the coding sequence ATGAAAAAAATACTCATTATTGAAGACGATAACGTACTCAGCGAGGAGCTTTGCACCCTGCTTAGAAATTCGGGATATGAAGCTTCCCGTGTAACGGACTTTGAAACGACGGCTGATCAGATGCGTGCATCTGACGCTGACCTTTTTCTTCTTGATATAAACCTTCCGTTCACCAGCGGAGAAACACTTCTTCAGGAATTCCGCAAAACAAGTGACAAGCCGGTGATAATGCTCACAAGCCGGACCACCGAGATAGATGAGGTTCTTTCCATGAGCTACGGTGCGGACGACTACATAACCAAACCTTACAATCCGACCATACTCCTGCTGCGTGTTTCCGCAGTACTCAAACGTCTTGAACGCAGCGGTTCGGCCAAAGTCATGTACCACGATGCCGAGGTAAGCGGCGTAAAGGGAACCCTTACACGAAACGGAAATGAAATGATACTTACGAAAAACGAAATGATAATCTTCCAGCTTCTTCTCGACCGTAGGGGCGAGATCGTCACCCGTGACGACCTTATGACCACGCTGTGGGATAACAACGAGTTCGTAAATGACAACGCGCTTTCAGTAAACGTAAGCCGTCTCCGCGGAAAGCTTGCGGAACTCGGATTTGAAGATGCCATTGAGACCAGAAAGAAACAGGGGTACGTACTGCGATGA
- a CDS encoding metallophosphoesterase, producing MNTAKPKKPKKILTVIFVLIMLAAVQLSWSNGYVAVEKFEYRDPDIPESFDGVKIAVVTDYHNHGGAYEDRLVNKIKEQSPDYIFYVGDIIDSYFTDIDKAESLFRKCSEIAPGYLVYGNHELRVRKNEGGLEQYDRAAGKYGISILNNEIADLEKNGEHMYLAGTTDTVGLFDISEAAKELDKSAPLLWIHHYPEDFSVLAESAKKDGFEHALVFSGHAHGGLVQIPFTRTGIYAPGQGFLPEYTEGEYFYNDCEMILSRGCGNSSISLRTFDTFEVVLCELRSDKGDANEKNTHY from the coding sequence ATGAATACAGCGAAACCAAAAAAGCCCAAAAAAATACTTACTGTAATATTCGTGCTGATCATGCTCGCTGCAGTTCAGCTCAGCTGGTCGAACGGGTACGTTGCCGTGGAGAAATTTGAGTACCGTGATCCGGATATTCCGGAAAGCTTTGACGGAGTGAAGATCGCCGTGGTTACGGATTACCACAATCACGGCGGAGCATATGAGGACCGTCTTGTAAATAAGATAAAGGAGCAGTCGCCGGATTATATTTTCTACGTCGGAGATATTATTGATTCATATTTTACCGACATCGACAAAGCTGAAAGCCTGTTCAGAAAATGCTCGGAGATCGCTCCGGGATATCTGGTTTACGGGAACCATGAACTGCGGGTAAGGAAAAATGAAGGCGGGCTTGAACAGTACGACAGAGCAGCCGGAAAATATGGCATCAGCATACTGAACAACGAGATCGCAGATCTTGAAAAAAACGGTGAACATATGTATCTTGCCGGAACAACAGATACGGTCGGACTTTTTGATATTTCAGAAGCGGCAAAGGAACTTGACAAAAGTGCTCCGCTTCTCTGGATACATCACTATCCGGAAGATTTCAGTGTTCTTGCAGAGTCGGCGAAAAAAGACGGCTTTGAGCATGCGCTGGTATTCAGCGGCCACGCACACGGCGGTCTTGTGCAGATACCGTTTACCCGAACCGGCATCTACGCACCGGGGCAGGGATTTCTGCCTGAATACACTGAAGGCGAATACTTTTACAATGACTGCGAAATGATCCTCAGCCGCGGATGCGGAAACAGCAGCATATCATTGAGAACGTTCGATACATTCGAAGTGGTATTGTGCGAACTCAGATCAGACAAAGGAGATGCCAATGAAAAAAATACTCATTATTGA
- a CDS encoding VOC family protein: MRLDGFGIFVNDMAKMIRFYRDVLGFEIKEDENTSNVYLKKDGTLFLLYGRKDFEKMTNQKYGYAEGKNGHFELALYVDTFDEVDRAFADVISKGAEPVMEPTTEPWGQRTCYIADPEGNIIEIGSFGKPFDTKDNE; encoded by the coding sequence ATGAGACTTGACGGATTTGGCATTTTTGTAAACGACATGGCGAAGATGATACGCTTCTACCGTGATGTGCTCGGCTTTGAAATAAAGGAAGATGAGAACACATCAAATGTGTATCTCAAAAAGGACGGCACACTGTTTCTTCTGTACGGAAGAAAAGACTTCGAAAAAATGACTAACCAGAAATACGGTTACGCCGAAGGCAAAAACGGACATTTCGAGCTCGCACTCTACGTTGATACTTTCGACGAAGTAGACAGGGCTTTCGCCGACGTGATAAGCAAGGGGGCAGAACCGGTAATGGAACCGACCACCGAACCATGGGGACAGCGCACCTGCTATATCGCTGATCCGGAAGGAAACATTATAGAGATCGGCTCATTCGGTAAGCCGTTTGATACAAAAGACAACGAATAA
- a CDS encoding sensor histidine kinase, which translates to MRFSAYLKDRLPAIIIFVVSLLLSLIFLRAYHVITEALAVLCVILTAGAFSVFFWDYLRKKPFYDKLQNCINELDQKYLISEMVTSPDFLEGRILADVLKDCDHSMCDNVALHRREAAEFREYIEMWVHEVKLPVGGLQLMCHNDGNSKYSEQLKRIDDYIENVLYYARSRNAEKDYIIKKTSLKRAFIDTAIRYREELQERGITLSTENLDMDIMTDAKWLGFIFSQLMGNSMKYEATEITVTAEETPDSISLHFRDNGIGIPESDLPYIFEKSFTGENGRTHTRSTGMGLYIVSMLCQKLGHSVSAKSVQGEYTEIIISFGKNDFLDVQ; encoded by the coding sequence ATGAGATTTTCCGCTTATTTAAAAGACAGACTCCCTGCCATTATCATTTTCGTGGTTTCTTTACTTCTTTCTCTCATCTTTCTGAGGGCATACCACGTTATAACCGAGGCACTTGCGGTACTTTGTGTGATTCTTACCGCAGGTGCATTTTCCGTGTTCTTCTGGGATTATCTCAGAAAAAAGCCTTTCTACGACAAGCTTCAGAACTGCATAAATGAGCTTGATCAGAAATATCTTATATCTGAAATGGTAACTTCGCCGGATTTTCTGGAAGGTCGTATTCTTGCAGATGTGCTTAAAGACTGTGACCATTCGATGTGCGACAACGTTGCACTTCACCGTCGTGAAGCTGCGGAATTCCGTGAATATATCGAAATGTGGGTGCACGAGGTCAAGCTTCCGGTAGGCGGACTTCAGCTTATGTGTCACAATGACGGCAATTCAAAATACAGCGAGCAGCTCAAACGTATCGACGACTACATAGAAAACGTCCTCTACTACGCGCGCAGCCGCAATGCGGAAAAGGACTACATTATAAAGAAGACCTCACTTAAACGTGCTTTCATCGACACTGCCATCCGTTACCGTGAGGAGCTTCAGGAGCGTGGTATTACATTAAGTACCGAAAATCTTGACATGGATATAATGACCGATGCGAAATGGCTCGGCTTTATATTCAGCCAGCTCATGGGAAACAGTATGAAGTATGAAGCTACTGAAATAACCGTCACCGCAGAGGAAACACCGGACAGCATCTCACTGCATTTCCGTGACAACGGCATCGGAATACCGGAAAGCGACCTGCCGTATATTTTCGAAAAGTCATTCACCGGTGAAAACGGAAGGACCCATACCAGATCAACCGGCATGGGTCTTTACATCGTAAGCATGCTGTGTCAGAAACTCGGCCATTCCGTAAGTGCGAAGTCCGTGCAGGGTGAATATACTGAAATAATCATCTCGTTCGGTAAAAATGATTTTCTCGATGTGCAGTAA